From Amycolatopsis sp. cg9, one genomic window encodes:
- a CDS encoding ATP-binding protein → MHEPAGSFRCHGVEAVPEALRRLRHDLMAWVLAAGVDEARARDIVLAAYEALANVADHAYDGAGSGVVDLDARAHADRIEVVIADHGQWRTPVVDPRPVSPRGRGLLLLRASADHADISSGDGGTVVTLSWDLDPVG, encoded by the coding sequence ATGCACGAACCCGCCGGGTCGTTCCGCTGCCACGGCGTCGAAGCGGTCCCCGAAGCGCTGCGGCGGCTCCGCCACGACCTGATGGCGTGGGTGCTGGCGGCGGGCGTCGACGAGGCCCGGGCACGCGACATCGTGCTGGCCGCCTACGAAGCGCTGGCGAACGTGGCCGACCACGCCTACGACGGCGCGGGCTCCGGGGTGGTCGACCTGGACGCGAGGGCGCACGCGGACCGGATCGAAGTGGTGATCGCCGACCACGGCCAGTGGCGCACCCCGGTGGTCGACCCCCGCCCGGTCTCCCCGCGCGGCCGCGGCCTGCTCCTGCTGCGCGCGAGCGCCGACCACGCGGACATCTCCTCCGGCGACGGCGGGACCGTGGTCACCCTGTCCTGGGACCTCGACCCCGTCGGCTGA
- a CDS encoding PP2C family protein-serine/threonine phosphatase yields the protein MTAAHDSSWDPGTRLRVLLVEDDDGDALLVEEMLADTAVPFSLERVETLAAALTGPLTADCVVLDLQLPDAMGLSGLTKLGQHAPGVAIVVLTGGHDQATGVAAVAAGAQDYLVKDQVDGPLLVKALRFARERKRAEQVEQQFLQQQLLARENARLERGLLPVPLLRDPHLDLATRYRPGRNGSLLGGDFYDAIELADGTVHVMIGDVCGHGPDEAALGVALRIAWRSLVMAGLPMADVLSMVERVLVHERIEPLFATVCMVVVAPDRRSLRLSLAGHLPPLLLTPGDGHLLSGGRVGVPLGIVEGAKWEALEVPLEPGWSLLLYTDGVFEGRVGAGSERLGHERMAELVLDIRHRGGLDGTDLLDELIARAERFNAGPLDDDVALALLSHEPGEPTR from the coding sequence GTGACCGCCGCGCACGACTCATCGTGGGATCCCGGCACCCGCCTGCGGGTGCTGCTGGTCGAGGACGACGACGGCGACGCGCTGCTGGTCGAGGAGATGCTGGCGGACACGGCCGTGCCGTTCTCGCTCGAACGCGTCGAAACGCTCGCCGCCGCGCTCACCGGCCCGCTCACCGCCGACTGCGTCGTGCTCGACCTGCAGCTGCCGGACGCGATGGGCCTCAGCGGGCTGACGAAGCTCGGCCAGCACGCGCCCGGCGTCGCGATCGTCGTCCTGACCGGCGGGCACGACCAGGCCACCGGCGTCGCCGCGGTCGCCGCCGGCGCGCAGGACTACCTCGTCAAGGACCAGGTGGACGGGCCGCTGCTGGTGAAGGCGCTGCGCTTCGCCCGCGAGCGCAAGCGCGCCGAGCAGGTCGAGCAGCAGTTCCTCCAGCAGCAGCTGCTCGCGCGGGAGAACGCGCGGCTGGAACGCGGCCTGCTGCCCGTCCCGCTGCTGCGCGACCCGCACCTCGACCTCGCCACCCGCTACCGCCCGGGCCGCAACGGCTCCCTGCTGGGCGGCGACTTCTACGACGCGATCGAGCTCGCCGACGGCACCGTGCACGTGATGATCGGCGACGTCTGCGGCCACGGCCCGGACGAAGCCGCGCTCGGCGTCGCGCTGCGGATCGCGTGGCGCTCGCTCGTGATGGCCGGCCTGCCGATGGCCGACGTGCTGAGCATGGTCGAGCGGGTGCTGGTGCACGAGCGGATCGAGCCGCTGTTCGCCACCGTCTGCATGGTCGTCGTCGCGCCGGACCGGAGATCCCTGCGCCTGTCGCTGGCCGGCCACCTGCCGCCGCTGCTGCTCACCCCCGGCGACGGGCACCTGCTCTCCGGCGGCCGCGTCGGCGTCCCGCTCGGCATCGTCGAGGGCGCGAAGTGGGAGGCCCTCGAGGTCCCGCTGGAGCCCGGGTGGTCGCTGCTGCTCTACACCGATGGCGTCTTCGAAGGCCGCGTCGGCGCCGGGTCCGAGCGGCTGGGCCACGAGCGGATGGCCGAGCTCGTGCTCGACATCCGGCACCGCGGCGGGCTCGACGGCACGGACCTGCTCGACGAGCTGATCGCCCGCGCCGAGCGGTTCAACGCCGGCCCGCTCGACGACGACGTCGCCCTCGCCCTGCTCAGCCACGAACCCGGGGAGCCGACCCGATGA
- a CDS encoding ATP-binding protein — protein sequence MTAEARGWSISRWLTLLAVTETALLLAALIGGGIALNNLTDARNRLLDVIGPQRLSALQLSTALLNQETGVRGYQLGRQPDFLAPYTDGVRAQADAVSQLRESGAVPGTELGDDLETVLRAATTWQATAAPTIAPGAPPVTPAQVERGREQFNAVRAALDTQLGHLAAVRDAGRSQLDAAANLLTAMLVAIAVLLVVLFAVLSLGLRRIITRPILELAGEVRQVADQDVHRPVHGSGPREIAQLGADVEAMRQRILDEVAELERAHAMLDRRTRELERSNADLEQFAYVASHDLQEPLRKVASFCQLLQRRYQGLLDERGEQYIEFAVDGAKRMQVLINDLLAFSRVGRKPGEHVLVGVDRLVDDALANLEVALSLSGGKVAHVDLPEVRVEPALMTAVFQNLIGNALKFKGETPPEVRVTAERDGDDWVFSVSDNGIGIDAEYAERVFALFQRLHTRSAYPGTGIGLALCRRIVEYHGGRIWLDTAAADTTFRFTLPAREDDGEV from the coding sequence ATGACCGCCGAAGCACGTGGCTGGTCCATCAGCCGCTGGCTGACCCTGCTCGCCGTCACGGAGACCGCGTTGCTCCTCGCCGCGCTGATCGGCGGCGGGATCGCGCTGAACAACCTGACCGACGCCCGCAACCGCCTGCTCGACGTGATCGGCCCGCAGCGGCTCAGCGCCCTCCAGCTGTCCACCGCGCTGCTGAACCAGGAAACCGGCGTCCGCGGCTACCAGCTCGGGCGGCAGCCGGACTTCCTCGCGCCCTACACCGACGGCGTCCGGGCGCAGGCCGACGCCGTGAGCCAGCTGCGGGAGTCCGGCGCGGTCCCGGGCACCGAGCTCGGCGACGACCTCGAAACCGTGCTGCGCGCGGCCACGACGTGGCAGGCCACGGCCGCGCCGACCATCGCGCCGGGCGCACCGCCGGTGACCCCGGCGCAGGTCGAGCGCGGCCGCGAGCAGTTCAACGCGGTGCGCGCGGCGCTCGACACGCAGCTCGGCCACCTCGCCGCGGTCCGCGACGCCGGCCGCAGCCAGCTCGACGCCGCGGCGAACCTGCTGACCGCGATGCTCGTCGCCATCGCCGTGCTGCTCGTGGTGCTGTTCGCGGTGCTCTCCCTCGGCCTGCGGCGGATCATCACCCGGCCGATCCTCGAGCTGGCCGGCGAGGTCCGGCAGGTCGCCGACCAGGACGTCCACCGCCCGGTGCACGGCAGCGGGCCGCGGGAGATCGCGCAGCTCGGCGCCGACGTCGAAGCCATGCGGCAGCGCATCCTCGACGAGGTCGCCGAGCTGGAGCGCGCGCACGCCATGCTCGACCGGCGGACGCGCGAGCTGGAGCGGTCCAACGCCGACCTGGAGCAGTTCGCCTACGTCGCTTCGCACGACCTGCAGGAACCGCTGCGGAAGGTGGCCAGCTTCTGCCAGCTGCTCCAGCGGCGCTACCAGGGCCTGCTCGACGAGCGCGGCGAGCAGTACATCGAGTTCGCCGTCGACGGCGCGAAGCGGATGCAGGTCCTGATCAACGACCTGCTGGCGTTTTCGCGGGTCGGCCGGAAACCGGGCGAGCACGTGCTGGTGGGTGTGGACCGGCTGGTCGACGACGCGCTGGCGAACCTGGAGGTCGCGCTCTCCCTGAGCGGCGGCAAGGTCGCCCACGTCGACCTCCCCGAGGTGCGCGTCGAGCCGGCGCTGATGACGGCGGTGTTCCAGAACCTGATCGGCAACGCGCTGAAGTTCAAGGGCGAAACCCCGCCGGAAGTGCGGGTCACCGCGGAGCGCGACGGCGACGACTGGGTGTTTTCGGTGTCGGACAACGGGATCGGCATCGACGCGGAATACGCCGAACGGGTGTTCGCGCTGTTCCAGCGCCTCCACACGCGGTCCGCTTACCCGGGGACGGGCATCGGGCTCGCCCTGTGCCGCCGGATCGTCGAGTACCACGGCGGCCGGATCTGGCTCGACACCGCGGCCGCGGACACGACGTTCCGCTTCACCTTGCCGGCGCGAGAGGACGATGGGGAAGTATGA
- a CDS encoding STAS domain-containing protein, which produces MGSSSRDLPATELAVTLDWRGRAAVLGVAGEIDLVSAPEFEDVVAVVLADEPETLVVDLRSVTFFCSAGLQVLASAHRRLAEHALRVVSDSPVTSGPLKTTGLDTWISVHPTIDEALE; this is translated from the coding sequence GTGGGCTCTTCATCACGGGATCTTCCCGCCACCGAACTGGCGGTCACGCTCGATTGGCGGGGCCGCGCCGCGGTGCTGGGCGTGGCGGGGGAGATCGATCTGGTCAGCGCGCCGGAGTTCGAGGACGTCGTGGCCGTGGTGCTGGCCGACGAGCCGGAGACGCTGGTGGTCGACCTGCGGTCGGTGACGTTCTTCTGCTCGGCGGGCCTGCAGGTGCTCGCCTCGGCGCACCGGCGGCTGGCCGAGCACGCGCTGCGGGTGGTCAGCGACTCCCCGGTGACGTCCGGCCCGCTCAAGACCACCGGTCTCGACACGTGGATCAGCGTCCACCCGACGATCGACGAAGCACTCGAGTGA
- a CDS encoding response regulator translates to MTQAPAPIDILLVEDDPGDVLMTREAFEHHKIRNALHVASDGVEALEFLNREGRFRAAPRPGLILLDLNLPRKDGRELLGEIKRDPGLRTIPVVVLTTSEAEEDIVRSYELHANAYVTKPVDFEKFIEVVRKIDDFWVTVVQLPHR, encoded by the coding sequence ATGACGCAGGCGCCTGCTCCGATCGACATCCTGCTCGTCGAGGACGACCCCGGCGACGTGCTGATGACGCGGGAAGCGTTCGAGCACCACAAGATCCGCAACGCGCTGCACGTGGCCAGCGACGGGGTGGAGGCGCTCGAGTTCCTCAACCGCGAAGGGCGGTTCCGGGCGGCGCCGCGGCCCGGGCTGATCCTGCTCGACCTCAACCTGCCCCGCAAGGACGGCCGGGAGCTGCTCGGCGAGATCAAGCGGGACCCGGGGTTGCGCACGATCCCCGTGGTCGTGCTGACCACGTCCGAAGCGGAGGAGGACATCGTGCGCAGCTACGAGCTGCACGCCAACGCCTACGTCACCAAGCCGGTCGACTTCGAGAAGTTCATCGAGGTGGTCCGGAAGATCGACGACTTCTGGGTCACGGTCGTCCAGCTCCCGCACCGGTAG